A stretch of the Bacillus sp. FJAT-18017 genome encodes the following:
- the ychF gene encoding redox-regulated ATPase YchF — MALTAGIVGLPNVGKSTLFNAITQAGAEMANYPFCTIDPNVGIVEVPDDRLNKLTELVQPKKTVPTTFEFTDIAGIVKGASKGEGLGNKFLSHIREVDAICQVVRCFADENITHVSGKVDPISDIETINLELILADMESVEKRISRVEKLAKQKDKEAAAEFEVLSMLRDAFENGKPARSVEFTDDQLKIAKLLHLLTIKPVLYVANVGEDDVANSDSNEYVQKVREYASEENAEVIVICAKIESEIAELEGEEKEMFLSELGIEESGLDQLIRKAYNLLGLATYFTAGVQEVRAWTFRKGMKAPQCAGIIHSDFERGFIRAETVHYDDLVSYGSMNSAKEAGKVRLEGKDYEVKDGDVMHFRFNV, encoded by the coding sequence ATGGCTTTAACAGCTGGAATTGTAGGACTGCCGAATGTAGGAAAATCAACACTTTTTAATGCTATTACACAAGCCGGAGCAGAAATGGCAAATTATCCTTTTTGTACAATTGATCCCAATGTAGGAATAGTAGAAGTACCGGACGACCGTTTGAATAAGCTGACGGAACTGGTACAGCCAAAAAAGACAGTACCAACAACATTTGAATTTACAGATATCGCAGGAATTGTTAAAGGTGCTAGCAAAGGGGAAGGGCTCGGAAATAAATTCCTTTCCCATATCCGCGAAGTTGATGCCATTTGCCAGGTGGTAAGATGTTTCGCTGATGAAAATATTACTCATGTTTCTGGAAAAGTTGATCCTATTTCTGATATTGAAACTATCAACTTGGAACTTATTCTGGCTGATATGGAATCGGTTGAAAAGCGAATTTCCAGAGTTGAGAAATTAGCGAAGCAGAAGGATAAGGAAGCTGCAGCAGAGTTCGAAGTATTGTCAATGCTCCGTGATGCCTTTGAAAATGGCAAGCCAGCAAGGTCGGTAGAATTTACAGACGATCAACTGAAAATCGCCAAATTGCTTCACTTATTAACGATTAAACCAGTCCTATATGTAGCCAATGTTGGTGAGGATGATGTTGCAAATTCTGATTCCAATGAATATGTACAAAAAGTACGCGAATATGCGTCAGAAGAAAATGCAGAAGTAATCGTTATTTGTGCCAAAATTGAGTCTGAAATTGCCGAGCTCGAGGGTGAAGAAAAGGAAATGTTCCTCTCTGAACTGGGTATTGAAGAGTCCGGACTTGATCAGTTAATCCGCAAGGCCTATAATTTACTTGGTCTGGCTACTTACTTTACTGCAGGAGTGCAGGAAGTCCGTGCTTGGACATTTAGAAAGGGCATGAAAGCACCACAGTGTGCCGGAATTATCCATTCCGACTTCGAGAGAGGTTTCATTCGTGCTGAAACAGTTCACTATGATGACCTTGTTTCCTACGGATCTATGAATTCAGCCAAAGAGGCAGGGAAAGTCCGCCTTGAAGGTAAAGATTATGAAGTAAAAGACGGAGATGTCATGCATTTCCGATTTAACGTGTAA
- the rplI gene encoding 50S ribosomal protein L9: MKVIFLKDVKGKGKKGEIKNVADGYAHNFLLKQGLAAEANAANMSTLEAQKKKQANAAATELAEAKKLKETIEKITVELTAKSGEGGRLFGSITTKQIAEELQKKHNIKLDKRKMELDDAIRTLGHTKVPVKLHQEVIASLDVHVKEGN; this comes from the coding sequence ATGAAGGTTATTTTCTTAAAAGATGTAAAAGGGAAAGGGAAAAAAGGAGAAATAAAAAATGTTGCTGATGGCTATGCACATAATTTTCTGTTGAAACAGGGTTTGGCTGCTGAAGCTAATGCAGCAAACATGAGTACACTTGAAGCCCAGAAAAAGAAACAGGCTAACGCAGCTGCAACAGAGCTTGCGGAAGCGAAAAAGCTAAAGGAAACAATCGAGAAAATAACAGTTGAATTAACCGCTAAATCCGGAGAAGGCGGCCGTTTATTTGGTTCTATCACAACCAAGCAAATTGCTGAAGAGCTCCAGAAAAAGCATAATATCAAACTAGATAAACGGAAAATGGAACTTGACGATGCTATCAGAACATTGGGCCACACGAAGGTTCCGGTTAAGCTCCACCAGGAAGTAATTGCTTCATTGGACGTACATGTAAAAGAAGGAAACTAA
- a CDS encoding adenylosuccinate synthase, producing MSSVVVVGTQWGDEGKGKITDFLSENAEVIARYQGGNNAGHTIKFNGVTYKLHLIPSGIFYSEKMCVIGNGMVVDPKALVKELAYLHGEGVSTDNLRISNRAHVILPYHLKLDEVEEESKGANKIGTTKKGIGPAYMDKAARIGIRIADLLDREAFEEKLTRNLQEKNRLFEKIYETAGFTVEEIFEEYYDYGQQIKKYVCDTSVVLNDALDDGRRVLFEGAQGVMLDIDQGTYPFVTSSNPVAGGVTIGSGVGPTKITNVVGVSKAYTTRVGDGPFPTELNNEIGDRIREVGREYGTTTGRPRRVGWFDSVVVRHARRVSGITDLSLNSIDVLTGLKTVKICSAYRYKGEIIEEFPASLKVLAECEPVYEEFPGWEDDITGCKTLGDLPENARHYLERLSQLTGIPLSIFSVGPDRSQTNVVRSPWRTSI from the coding sequence ATGTCATCAGTTGTTGTGGTAGGTACGCAATGGGGTGATGAGGGAAAGGGAAAGATTACCGATTTTCTCTCGGAAAATGCTGAAGTTATTGCCCGCTATCAAGGTGGAAATAACGCTGGCCATACAATTAAGTTCAATGGGGTTACTTATAAGCTTCATTTGATTCCATCTGGTATTTTTTATAGTGAAAAGATGTGTGTAATAGGCAATGGAATGGTAGTTGATCCAAAGGCACTCGTGAAAGAGCTTGCCTATTTGCATGGTGAAGGGGTCTCCACTGATAATCTGCGCATAAGCAACCGTGCACATGTGATCCTTCCATATCATTTGAAATTGGATGAGGTTGAGGAAGAAAGCAAAGGGGCCAATAAAATCGGGACCACAAAGAAGGGAATTGGCCCGGCTTATATGGATAAGGCAGCCAGAATAGGCATCAGGATTGCTGATTTGCTGGACCGTGAAGCTTTTGAAGAAAAGCTGACCAGGAACCTACAAGAGAAAAATCGCCTCTTTGAAAAAATATACGAAACTGCTGGCTTTACCGTAGAAGAAATTTTTGAAGAATATTATGATTACGGCCAGCAGATTAAAAAATATGTATGCGACACGTCCGTTGTCCTCAACGATGCACTCGATGATGGTCGCCGTGTTCTTTTCGAGGGAGCACAAGGGGTTATGCTTGATATCGATCAGGGAACATATCCGTTTGTAACTTCCTCAAATCCAGTAGCTGGCGGCGTGACGATTGGTTCAGGAGTTGGACCGACAAAGATTACGAATGTGGTCGGAGTTTCTAAAGCCTATACGACTCGTGTAGGAGATGGCCCGTTCCCGACAGAACTGAATAATGAAATAGGCGACCGTATTAGGGAAGTGGGACGTGAGTATGGTACCACAACGGGAAGACCGCGCAGGGTTGGCTGGTTTGACAGCGTCGTTGTACGCCATGCCAGACGTGTAAGTGGGATTACCGACCTTTCCCTTAACTCAATTGACGTACTGACCGGCTTGAAGACCGTAAAAATTTGCTCTGCTTACCGGTACAAGGGAGAAATCATTGAAGAGTTTCCAGCGAGCCTGAAGGTTCTTGCGGAGTGCGAGCCGGTATACGAAGAATTTCCGGGCTGGGAAGATGATATTACAGGCTGTAAAACGCTGGGTGACCTGCCTGAGAATGCCCGCCATTATTTAGAGCGTCTCTCACAGCTTACCGGTATACCGTTATCCATTTTTTCTGTTGGCCCTGACCGTTCACAAACGAATGTTGTCAGAAGTCCTTGGAGAACAAGCATTTAG
- the rpsF gene encoding 30S ribosomal protein S6, protein MRKYEVMYIIRPNIEDEAKKALVERFNTILADNGAEVAEAKDWGKRRLAYEINDFRDGYYQILKVNAEPAAVEEFSRLAKISEDIIRHIVIKEEV, encoded by the coding sequence ATGAGAAAGTACGAAGTTATGTACATCATCCGCCCAAACATTGAAGATGAGGCCAAGAAAGCTCTTGTTGAGCGTTTTAACACAATTCTGGCTGACAATGGTGCGGAAGTGGCTGAAGCTAAGGACTGGGGTAAGCGCCGTCTTGCTTACGAAATCAATGATTTCCGCGACGGATACTACCAAATCCTAAAGGTGAATGCTGAGCCAGCAGCGGTGGAAGAGTTTTCCCGTCTTGCAAAGATCAGCGAAGATATCATTCGCCATATTGTAATTAAAGAAGAAGTATAA
- a CDS encoding M23 family metallopeptidase, translating to MAVMSKKRFTLTSKKMKLSKIIIALLAASAFAFSTNQVVEAKSELTTVYYVYLDDTYIGTVTDKEIVEDIVDKEIKQMEQANKNLTYTISSEITYIPEQVFRSTANNQQAAKKLSEELEVEVESAAIVINGNPVVHLNSKLEAEEVINQLKLQYVTPKQLKELEDRKSKPSIVLPALKENQTRIVDIRLTENVNIEEMTTVPKNILSPKQALKFLQKGTLVEKKYTVKDGDVLGSIAEGANLTTAQLIALNPGMKETSLIKAGQKLSITVPKPYLEVVVEKEVFKKETISFKTKIVNDPSMFKGEKKVKQKGKNGARSVLYTVSEQNGKVTKKTVAKETITTKPAEHIIVRGTKVVPSRGEGSFVWPASGGYVSSQVGYRWGKMHKGIDIARPSNYTIKAADNGTVVQAGWDGAYGNKIVIDHNNGFRTVYAHLSSIDVNVGQTVARGAKIGNMGSTGDSTGIHLHFEVYKNGSLQNAMNYLK from the coding sequence ATGGCCGTTATGTCCAAAAAACGCTTTACGCTTACAAGCAAAAAAATGAAATTGTCTAAAATAATTATCGCTTTACTAGCTGCATCAGCATTTGCTTTTTCTACAAATCAAGTTGTTGAAGCAAAGTCCGAACTAACGACAGTATACTATGTATATTTGGATGATACATATATTGGAACAGTTACAGATAAAGAAATAGTTGAAGACATCGTTGATAAAGAAATTAAGCAAATGGAACAGGCTAATAAAAACCTTACATATACAATTAGCTCGGAGATTACTTATATTCCAGAACAAGTTTTTAGATCTACTGCAAATAACCAGCAGGCGGCCAAAAAGCTTTCCGAAGAGCTTGAAGTAGAGGTAGAGTCCGCTGCCATCGTAATCAATGGAAATCCTGTTGTTCATCTCAACAGCAAGCTAGAGGCCGAAGAGGTCATAAATCAATTGAAACTTCAGTATGTGACACCTAAACAATTAAAGGAACTTGAAGATAGGAAAAGCAAACCTTCAATTGTTCTTCCCGCACTAAAAGAAAATCAAACTCGAATTGTTGATATTCGACTTACTGAAAATGTAAACATTGAAGAGATGACGACTGTGCCCAAGAATATTCTAAGCCCTAAACAAGCGTTGAAGTTTTTGCAGAAGGGAACACTGGTAGAAAAGAAATATACAGTTAAAGATGGGGATGTGCTCGGGTCAATAGCAGAAGGAGCAAACCTCACCACTGCTCAATTAATAGCTCTTAACCCAGGAATGAAAGAAACGTCATTGATTAAAGCCGGCCAGAAACTTTCTATTACAGTTCCAAAACCATATCTTGAAGTTGTTGTTGAAAAAGAAGTATTTAAAAAAGAAACTATTTCTTTTAAAACTAAAATTGTTAATGATCCTTCAATGTTCAAAGGTGAAAAGAAGGTAAAACAAAAAGGGAAAAATGGTGCGCGGAGTGTCCTATACACTGTTTCTGAACAAAATGGAAAAGTGACAAAGAAAACTGTAGCAAAAGAAACCATAACAACTAAACCTGCCGAACACATTATTGTAAGGGGAACGAAGGTTGTCCCATCCCGCGGGGAAGGTTCATTTGTATGGCCAGCTTCAGGAGGATATGTATCAAGCCAGGTAGGCTATCGATGGGGAAAGATGCATAAGGGGATTGATATTGCCCGTCCTTCTAACTACACAATTAAGGCCGCGGATAATGGAACTGTTGTTCAAGCTGGCTGGGATGGAGCATATGGCAATAAGATCGTAATTGATCATAACAATGGATTCCGTACTGTCTATGCTCATCTTTCATCAATTGATGTAAACGTTGGGCAGACTGTAGCAAGAGGCGCGAAAATTGGAAATATGGGTTCTACAGGTGACTCCACAGGTATCCATCTGCATTTTGAAGTTTATAAGAATGGCAGCTTGCAAAATGCAATGAATTATTTGAAATGA
- the ssb gene encoding single-stranded DNA-binding protein, whose protein sequence is MMNRVVLVGRLTKDPELRYTPSGVPVATFTLAVNRAFSNQQGEREADFINCVVWRKPAENVANYLKKGSMAGVDGRIQTRNYEGQDGKRVYVTEVVAESVQFLEPRNSSGRNDNNDFSGNAPREQGNPFGNGNGNQNQRSAAPRQQGYTRVDDDPFAGSGQIDISDDDLPF, encoded by the coding sequence ATGATGAATCGTGTAGTCCTAGTTGGCCGCCTGACCAAAGACCCAGAATTGCGTTACACACCTAGTGGAGTTCCTGTTGCTACATTTACTCTTGCTGTTAACCGGGCTTTTTCCAACCAGCAAGGTGAAAGAGAAGCTGACTTCATAAATTGTGTTGTTTGGAGAAAGCCCGCTGAAAATGTCGCCAATTATCTTAAAAAGGGCAGCATGGCCGGTGTGGATGGAAGAATTCAAACACGCAATTATGAGGGACAAGATGGGAAAAGAGTATATGTAACAGAGGTAGTCGCTGAAAGTGTACAATTCCTCGAGCCTAGAAATTCCTCAGGTAGAAACGACAATAATGATTTCTCTGGGAATGCTCCAAGAGAACAGGGGAATCCGTTTGGAAACGGAAACGGTAATCAGAATCAGCGTTCGGCTGCTCCGAGACAGCAAGGTTATACACGTGTAGATGACGATCCGTTCGCTGGCAGCGGACAGATTGATATCTCCGATGATGACCTTCCATTCTAG
- a CDS encoding DHH family phosphoesterase has product MPSFLEKRSIRYPFYGLLCLTAVLLGILALYLPVISIFGLLIAVGTLYGLIKIDTRQRQEMEQYISTLSYRVKKVGEEALMEMPIGIMLINDDFYIQWTNPYLASCFDEETLAGKSLYDVAESLIPLIKQEVETELITLHDRKFRVIHKLDEKLLYFFDVTEQTEIEKMYKEERTVIAIIFLDNYDELTQGLEDQMKSSINNLVTSLLNKWANDNEIFLKRISSERFIGILNEQILQQLEKGKFTILDEIRETTARQNVALTLSIGIGAGVSSLPELGVLAQSSLDLALGRGGDQVAIKQPNGKVKFFGGRTNPIEKRTRVRARVISHALKELMAESDKVIVMGHKFPDMDSMGSAIGISKVAQLNQREGYIVIDYDQIDTSIQRLMDEIKQDPDLYERFITPEQAIDIATNDTLLVIVDTHKPSLVIDENILESISDVVVIDHHRRGEDFISNPLLVYMEPYASSTAELITELLEYQPKRGKFNMIEATALLAGIIVDTKSFTLRTGARTFDAASYLRSLGADTVLVQKFMKEDVETYIKRAKLIESVYFYKMGLAIAKGKEDEVYDQVMLAQAADTLLAMDGVSASFSLSYRDDGKIGISARSLGEVNVQVIMESMGGGGHLTNAATQIPGISITEAEERLQQAIDDYLEGGKRE; this is encoded by the coding sequence ATGCCGTCTTTCTTGGAAAAGCGCTCAATACGCTATCCCTTTTATGGATTACTTTGCTTAACAGCGGTGCTTCTTGGCATCCTTGCCCTGTATCTTCCGGTCATTAGTATTTTTGGTTTGCTGATCGCTGTGGGAACGCTTTATGGATTAATAAAAATAGATACTCGTCAGCGTCAGGAAATGGAGCAATATATTTCAACATTGTCGTACCGTGTTAAAAAAGTTGGCGAAGAAGCGTTAATGGAAATGCCTATTGGAATAATGCTTATCAATGATGATTTTTATATCCAATGGACTAACCCCTATCTTGCCTCCTGTTTTGATGAGGAAACGCTGGCTGGAAAATCGCTTTACGATGTAGCAGAATCATTAATTCCACTTATCAAGCAAGAAGTAGAAACAGAATTAATCACGCTGCATGACCGAAAGTTTCGAGTCATCCATAAATTAGATGAAAAGTTACTTTATTTTTTCGATGTAACTGAACAAACCGAAATTGAAAAAATGTACAAGGAAGAAAGAACAGTTATTGCAATTATCTTTCTTGATAATTACGATGAACTAACTCAAGGCCTTGAAGATCAAATGAAAAGCAGCATTAATAATCTGGTCACATCATTATTAAATAAGTGGGCGAATGACAATGAAATTTTCCTGAAGCGGATATCGTCAGAGCGCTTTATAGGGATTTTAAATGAACAAATTTTACAGCAACTAGAAAAAGGGAAGTTTACAATCCTCGATGAAATTCGGGAAACGACTGCTCGCCAAAATGTTGCCTTGACACTCAGTATTGGAATAGGGGCTGGTGTTTCTTCACTTCCTGAGCTGGGAGTATTGGCACAATCCAGTCTTGACCTTGCTCTTGGGCGAGGTGGTGACCAGGTAGCCATTAAACAGCCTAATGGCAAAGTGAAGTTTTTCGGGGGAAGAACCAATCCAATTGAAAAACGTACAAGGGTTCGGGCAAGGGTCATTTCCCATGCTTTGAAAGAATTGATGGCTGAAAGTGATAAAGTCATCGTCATGGGCCACAAATTTCCTGACATGGATTCAATGGGTTCGGCAATTGGAATTAGCAAGGTAGCTCAATTGAATCAGCGTGAAGGTTATATTGTTATTGATTATGATCAGATTGATACTAGCATCCAACGGTTAATGGATGAAATAAAACAGGATCCAGATTTATATGAACGTTTCATAACACCTGAGCAAGCTATAGATATCGCGACAAATGATACACTTCTTGTAATAGTGGATACTCATAAACCGTCACTAGTCATTGATGAGAATATTCTTGAATCAATCAGTGATGTTGTTGTAATTGACCACCATAGGCGTGGGGAAGATTTTATAAGTAATCCCTTGCTTGTATATATGGAACCTTATGCTTCTTCGACAGCGGAACTCATTACCGAACTATTGGAATACCAGCCTAAACGGGGTAAATTCAATATGATTGAAGCGACCGCTCTGCTTGCCGGAATTATAGTCGATACCAAGAGTTTTACGCTTAGAACCGGAGCAAGGACCTTTGATGCAGCTTCCTACTTGCGTTCATTAGGCGCTGATACAGTACTTGTTCAAAAGTTTATGAAGGAAGATGTCGAAACGTATATTAAGAGAGCAAAGCTGATTGAATCGGTTTATTTTTATAAAATGGGTCTTGCTATTGCAAAAGGCAAGGAAGACGAAGTATATGATCAGGTTATGCTTGCCCAGGCTGCCGATACTTTATTGGCAATGGATGGAGTCTCCGCGTCATTTTCCTTATCCTACCGGGATGATGGGAAAATCGGTATCAGTGCACGTTCGTTAGGCGAGGTAAATGTCCAGGTAATTATGGAAAGTATGGGTGGAGGCGGCCACTTAACGAATGCGGCAACACAGATACCTGGCATTAGCATAACTGAGGCTGAGGAGAGGCTTCAGCAGGCGATAGATGATTATTTAGAAGGAGGAAAAAGGGAATGA
- the rpsR gene encoding 30S ribosomal protein S18: MAMGRKGGRAKRRKVCYFTANGITHIDYKDVDLLKKFISERGKILPRRVTGTNAKYQRKLTVAIKRARLMALLPYVSGE, encoded by the coding sequence ATGGCAATGGGACGTAAAGGTGGACGCGCAAAGCGCCGCAAAGTATGTTATTTTACTGCTAATGGCATTACTCATATCGATTACAAAGATGTGGACCTGCTGAAGAAATTCATCTCTGAGCGTGGCAAAATTTTGCCTCGCCGTGTAACAGGTACAAATGCAAAGTACCAGCGTAAGCTGACAGTTGCTATTAAACGTGCTCGTTTGATGGCACTTCTTCCATACGTTTCTGGTGAATAA
- a CDS encoding molybdopterin-dependent oxidoreductase, whose translation MLTVHKSACPLNCWDSCGFQVKIENGKVVQIDGDPDHPITKGKICGRGRTLTKRINAEDRLLYPLKKVNGQFTRISWEAALNEIAAKMKEIKGMYGPSAVLHTHDYANNGIMKNLDQRFFNAYGGATELVGSLCWGAGIEAQKWDFGDALSHEPGDLLHSKHIVVWGRNAARTNLHFYQDLLEAKKKGSKIYVIDPVYNATAKMANEYISVKPGMDGLLAAGILKEMLRLGLEDRNFINEHTAGFLDIEEILSGITLEKISEMVEVPVERITWLATIYADKPVSTYMGLGMQRYKNGGNTIRWIDALVAASGNIGIRGGGANYANLQVGQSFQAGRLSLAERKEESRQFPIMKQAEFILKAQNPPIKMIINTCGNPVIQVPDSTTVEKAFSQVETVVVIEHFMTETALLADYVLPAASVFEEEDSYYASMYHHYVNYAPKLIDPPGEAKSDSWIWTELAKRLGFGSDFTYTTEQWLEMYLEPVNKNGLTLTALREKNFFELPVEKVPWMDRNFKTPSGKYEFTSTVADNKGLSGRLELSYPVESKWNNEELAMKFPYSLLTIHPLRSNHSQHYHILEPAPKLVIEVAANIAEKHGLIQGCRARVWNNRGEVHGIVSIMPKAHMNTIVIDEGIWKKFGGSVNKLTSSSASDNGQGSTLYDCLVAIEKID comes from the coding sequence TTGCTAACAGTCCATAAGTCAGCGTGCCCGTTGAATTGCTGGGATAGCTGTGGTTTCCAGGTGAAGATCGAAAATGGTAAGGTCGTTCAGATTGATGGGGATCCTGATCATCCGATCACCAAAGGGAAAATATGCGGAAGAGGAAGGACCCTTACGAAACGTATCAATGCGGAAGACCGACTTTTATATCCCTTAAAAAAGGTAAATGGGCAATTTACCCGAATTTCATGGGAAGCAGCACTAAATGAAATTGCAGCGAAAATGAAGGAAATTAAAGGCATGTATGGGCCATCGGCAGTCCTTCATACCCATGACTATGCAAATAATGGAATCATGAAAAATTTAGATCAACGTTTTTTTAATGCTTATGGCGGTGCTACCGAGCTTGTTGGCTCCCTTTGCTGGGGTGCTGGGATTGAAGCGCAAAAGTGGGACTTTGGAGACGCTCTTAGCCATGAGCCGGGAGATTTATTACACAGTAAGCATATTGTTGTATGGGGCAGGAATGCCGCGCGTACAAACCTTCATTTTTATCAAGACCTTCTTGAAGCTAAGAAAAAGGGCAGTAAAATTTATGTGATTGACCCTGTGTATAATGCAACTGCCAAAATGGCAAATGAATATATATCGGTAAAACCGGGCATGGATGGACTTCTTGCAGCAGGCATTTTAAAGGAAATGCTTCGGCTTGGCCTTGAAGACAGAAACTTTATAAATGAACACACTGCAGGATTTTTGGATATTGAAGAAATACTTTCGGGCATAACTCTTGAGAAAATTAGTGAAATGGTGGAAGTTCCAGTAGAAAGAATAACCTGGCTGGCTACTATTTATGCTGATAAACCTGTTTCTACCTATATGGGATTAGGGATGCAAAGATATAAGAATGGCGGGAATACCATACGCTGGATTGATGCATTAGTTGCGGCTAGCGGCAATATAGGTATACGGGGCGGAGGGGCTAACTACGCAAATTTACAGGTAGGCCAAAGTTTTCAGGCTGGCCGACTGTCTTTAGCGGAACGGAAAGAAGAATCCCGTCAGTTTCCAATTATGAAACAGGCAGAATTTATTCTCAAAGCACAAAATCCTCCGATAAAAATGATTATTAATACATGCGGCAACCCGGTTATTCAGGTTCCTGATTCAACTACTGTAGAGAAGGCATTTTCCCAAGTGGAAACTGTTGTAGTAATAGAGCATTTTATGACTGAAACAGCTTTGCTTGCTGACTATGTTTTACCTGCTGCTTCAGTTTTTGAAGAAGAGGATTCTTATTATGCTTCGATGTACCATCATTATGTAAACTATGCGCCAAAGCTCATCGATCCTCCTGGAGAAGCGAAATCAGATAGTTGGATTTGGACTGAATTAGCCAAACGGCTCGGTTTTGGATCCGATTTTACCTATACAACAGAACAATGGTTAGAGATGTATTTAGAACCGGTAAATAAAAACGGGCTTACCCTCACGGCTCTCAGGGAAAAGAATTTCTTTGAACTGCCTGTCGAAAAAGTGCCATGGATGGATCGGAACTTTAAAACACCATCCGGAAAATATGAGTTTACCTCTACAGTGGCTGATAATAAAGGTCTGAGCGGAAGGCTTGAGCTCTCCTATCCAGTGGAGTCGAAGTGGAATAATGAAGAATTGGCAATGAAATTTCCTTATTCATTATTGACCATTCATCCTTTACGGTCCAATCATTCTCAGCATTATCATATTTTAGAACCTGCACCTAAACTGGTTATTGAAGTTGCGGCTAATATTGCTGAAAAGCATGGATTGATACAAGGATGCAGAGCCCGTGTTTGGAATAACCGAGGAGAAGTTCACGGGATTGTTTCAATTATGCCGAAGGCCCATATGAATACAATTGTTATTGATGAAGGAATATGGAAGAAATTTGGCGGTTCAGTCAATAAGCTAACATCGAGTAGTGCTTCAGATAATGGTCAGGGCAGTACTCTCTACGATTGTCTTGTTGCTATTGAAAAAATTGATTGA
- the dnaB gene encoding replicative DNA helicase — MNDVFADRMPPQNIEAEQAVLGAIFLEPASLTLATEILIPEDFYRASHQKIFNMMLKLNDQGKAVDLVTVTEELAAAKLLEDTGGVSYLSELASSVPTAANIEYYAKIVEEKSLLRRLIRTATEIAQNGYTREDEVDTLLSEAEKSIMEVSQRKGGGAFHLIKDVLVRTYDNIESMHNRKGDITGIETGFRELDRMTAGFQRNDLIIVGARPSVGKTAFALNISQNVATKTGENVAIFSLEMGAEQLVMRMLCAEGNIDAQRLRTGSLTDEDWGKLTMAMGSLSRAGIFIDDTPGVRVADIRAKCRRLKQEHGLGMILIDYLQLILGSGRSGENRQQEVSEISRSLKQLARELQVPVIALSQLSRGVEQRQDKRPMMSDIRESGSIEQDADIVAFLYRDDYYDKETENKNIIEIIIAKQRNGPTGTVQLAFVKEYNKFVNLETRYGDSGVPPGA, encoded by the coding sequence ATGAATGATGTATTTGCGGACCGGATGCCGCCTCAAAATATAGAAGCTGAACAAGCGGTACTGGGCGCCATCTTTCTGGAACCTGCCTCTCTAACTCTTGCTACTGAAATTCTTATCCCTGAAGACTTCTACAGAGCATCGCACCAGAAGATATTTAATATGATGCTTAAATTGAATGACCAGGGAAAAGCAGTTGATTTAGTAACTGTAACCGAGGAGCTTGCGGCAGCAAAACTGCTTGAGGATACAGGCGGGGTCAGCTATTTGAGCGAACTGGCAAGTTCTGTTCCGACAGCAGCCAATATAGAATATTACGCTAAGATAGTTGAGGAAAAGTCATTGCTTCGCCGGTTGATCCGTACTGCAACAGAAATTGCCCAGAATGGATACACCCGCGAGGATGAAGTTGATACACTGCTTTCCGAGGCGGAAAAAAGCATAATGGAAGTTTCCCAGCGTAAGGGCGGAGGAGCTTTTCATCTTATAAAAGACGTACTTGTACGAACCTATGATAATATAGAATCCATGCATAACAGGAAAGGTGATATTACTGGGATTGAAACTGGCTTCCGTGAGCTGGACCGAATGACGGCAGGTTTTCAGCGCAACGATCTTATTATCGTAGGGGCCCGTCCATCAGTTGGTAAAACAGCCTTCGCCCTGAATATATCACAGAATGTTGCGACCAAGACTGGTGAAAATGTCGCTATTTTCAGCCTTGAGATGGGAGCGGAACAGCTTGTCATGAGGATGCTTTGTGCTGAAGGGAATATTGATGCGCAAAGGCTCAGGACTGGCTCGCTTACTGATGAAGACTGGGGCAAATTGACCATGGCAATGGGAAGCCTTTCAAGGGCAGGTATTTTTATTGATGATACCCCTGGTGTCCGGGTTGCGGATATAAGGGCCAAATGCAGAAGGCTAAAACAGGAACATGGGCTTGGTATGATTTTGATTGACTATCTTCAATTGATTTTGGGAAGTGGCAGGAGCGGCGAAAACCGACAGCAGGAGGTTTCTGAAATTTCCCGTTCCCTTAAACAGCTTGCCCGTGAGCTCCAGGTTCCAGTTATCGCGCTATCTCAGTTGTCCCGTGGCGTGGAACAGCGCCAGGATAAACGTCCGATGATGTCAGATATTCGTGAATCGGGAAGTATCGAGCAGGATGCTGATATAGTAGCTTTCCTATACAGGGATGACTATTACGATAAGGAAACAGAAAATAAGAACATCATAGAAATTATAATAGCCAAGCAAAGGAATGGCCCCACAGGAACTGTTCAGCTGGCGTTTGTTAAAGAGTACAACAAGTTTGTTAACCTGGAAACTAGATACGGTGATTCGGGAGTACCTCCTGGAGCATAA